Proteins from a genomic interval of Candidatus Poribacteria bacterium:
- a CDS encoding GNAT family N-acetyltransferase — MREHVSDTELMKIQVEVLFTQDENGYLQRINEPNGAEEPAPRFFFGYTNEGSICRFRHDLPDNVVAQLKEIIAAEPLSTNSQKIPRNRRQFEDILQSHAPIERVWVGPAYRFPEGITPPTNVVRLSCEHAGLLKGDFAEMASELNSWQPYLAIIEDSQAVSICRSVRLSSRAHEAGVDTLTGYRRRGYAMSVVAAWALAVRALNRIPLYSTSWDNVASQGVARRLGLVQYGVDYHVT, encoded by the coding sequence ATGAGGGAACATGTATCTGATACGGAATTGATGAAAATACAAGTTGAGGTGCTATTTACGCAGGATGAAAACGGATACCTTCAACGTATCAACGAACCTAACGGTGCTGAGGAACCAGCACCTCGTTTTTTCTTCGGATATACCAATGAAGGCTCAATCTGTCGATTCCGGCACGACCTTCCCGACAATGTGGTTGCCCAACTGAAGGAAATCATCGCTGCTGAACCGTTGTCCACGAATTCCCAGAAAATCCCAAGAAACCGTAGACAATTCGAGGATATTCTTCAAAGCCATGCACCGATTGAACGGGTCTGGGTCGGGCCCGCTTATCGCTTTCCTGAAGGTATCACACCCCCAACAAATGTTGTCCGGCTATCCTGTGAGCATGCCGGACTTCTAAAGGGAGACTTCGCCGAAATGGCATCGGAACTCAATAGTTGGCAGCCGTATTTAGCGATTATAGAGGATTCGCAGGCTGTGTCAATTTGTCGAAGTGTCCGCTTATCATCACGGGCTCATGAAGCAGGTGTTGATACACTAACCGGTTATCGTCGACGTGGGTATGCAATGTCGGTTGTCGCGGCTTGGGCACTTGCTGTTCGTGCTCTGAACCGCATCCCTCTCTACAGTACTTCGTGGGACAATGTGGCCTCTCAAGGTGTGGCACGACGATTAGGTTTGGTGCAGTATGGTGTAGATTATCATGTGACATGA
- a CDS encoding 5'-methylthioadenosine/S-adenosylhomocysteine nucleosidase, producing MSAKLCIMTAYADETHTLLKVLGQEVGDSVDWNSRLQFEWSDGDKKWVVMQSGMGKVRAASMCQMIIDTYRVDTFFEFGFAGGLVDTLDIGDIVVITGVSEHAVPNRSEIQCEQDEWRARLFQASASSISTFAHTLSTDPNVTITKAPVICGDMDVYNREVRDKIAVESGAVAVNWESSAIVDVCALNNVKYVGIRVISDLCIEEDSGPIPKERIERLRRSTTAYVNALVDFNKC from the coding sequence GTGAGTGCAAAACTATGTATCATGACGGCTTACGCCGACGAAACGCACACACTTCTGAAGGTCTTGGGTCAGGAGGTCGGTGATTCGGTCGATTGGAACAGCAGACTCCAGTTTGAATGGTCCGATGGAGACAAAAAATGGGTTGTCATGCAGTCGGGTATGGGCAAGGTGCGTGCGGCATCGATGTGCCAAATGATAATAGACACATATCGGGTAGACACCTTCTTTGAGTTCGGATTTGCCGGTGGATTGGTTGATACCTTGGATATCGGAGACATTGTCGTGATTACGGGTGTCTCTGAGCACGCCGTGCCAAATCGGTCAGAGATCCAGTGTGAGCAAGATGAATGGAGAGCGCGCCTTTTTCAGGCTTCTGCGTCTTCAATAAGCACATTCGCACACACTTTATCAACGGATCCCAATGTTACGATTACAAAAGCTCCCGTCATCTGTGGAGATATGGACGTATACAATCGTGAAGTTAGGGACAAAATTGCCGTAGAGAGTGGAGCTGTCGCAGTGAATTGGGAATCGTCAGCGATTGTGGATGTCTGTGCGCTTAACAACGTCAAATACGTCGGCATCCGCGTCATATCTGATCTGTGTATCGAAGAGGATAGCGGACCCATTCCCAAAGAACGGATTGAACGTTTACGCAGATCCACTACGGCGTACGTAAATGCCTTAGTCGACTTCAATAAATGTTAG